In a single window of the Haliaeetus albicilla chromosome 25, bHalAlb1.1, whole genome shotgun sequence genome:
- the POU3F3 gene encoding POU domain, class 3, transcription factor 3 isoform X1: MAAATSNPYLPGNGILAAGSIVHADSGGGGGGGGGGGGGGGGGMQPGSVAVTSVAGGYRGDPAAKMVQSDFMPGAMAASNGGHMLSHAHQWVTALPHAAAAAAAAAAAAAEAGSPWSGSPVGMTGSPQQPPPPPPPDVKGGGGRDDLHSGAALHHRPPHLGPPHQGHPAAAWGAAAAAAAHLPAMAGGQQQQQQSLLYSQPGGFTVNGMLSPPPPPGGQSLVHPGLVRGETPELGEHPGHHHHHHHHHQHPGHHPAHHGGVNSHDPHSDEDTPTSDDLEQFAKQFKQRRIKLGFTQADVGLALGTLYGNVFSQTTICRFEALQLSFKNMCKLKPLLNKWLEEADSSTGSPTSIDKIAAQGRKRKKRTSIEVSVKGALESHFLKCPKPSAQEITNLADSLQLEKEVVRVWFCNRRQKEKRMTPPGIQQQTPDDVYSQVGTVNSDTPPPHHGLQTSVQ, translated from the coding sequence aTGGCCGCGGCCACCTCTAACCCCTACCTCCCCGGCAACGGCATCCTGGCGGCCGGCTCCATCGTCCACGCCGActcgggaggaggaggaggaggcggcggcggcggcggcggcggcggcggcggcggcatgCAACCGGGCAGCGTGGCCGTCACCTCGGTGGCGGGCGGCTACCGCGGCGACCCGGCGGCCAAGATGGTCCAGAGCGACTTCATGCCGGGCGCCATGGCCGCCAGCAACGGCGGCCATATGCTGAGCCATGCCCACCAGTGGGTGACGGCCCTGCcccacgccgccgccgccgccgccgccgccgccgccgccgccgccgaagCGGGTTCGCCCTGGTCCGGCAGCCCCGTGGGGATGAcgggcagcccccagcagccgccgccgccgccgccgcccgacGTCaagggcggcggcgggcgagACGACCTGCACTCGGGAGCGGCGCTGCACCACCGGCCGCCCCACCTGGGCCCCCCGCACCAGGGGCACCCGGCGGCGGCctggggggcggcggcggcggcggccgcccaCCTGCCCGCCATGGCCGgcgggcagcagcagcagcagcagtcgcTCCTCTACTCGCAGCCCGGGGGTTTCACGGTGAACGGCATGCTGagtccgccccccccccccggcgggcAGAGCCTGGTGCACCCGGGCTTGGTGCGAGGCGAAACGCCGGAGCTGGGCGAGCACCCCgggcaccaccaccaccaccaccaccaccaccagcaccccGGGCATCACCCGGCGCACCACGGCGGCGTCAACAGCCACGACCCGCACTCGGACGAGGACACGCCGACCTCGGACGACCTGGAGCAGTTCGCCAAGCAGTTCAAGCAGCGGCGGATCAAGCTGGGCTTCACCCAGGCCGACGTGGGGCTGGCGCTGGGCACCCTCTACGGCAACGTCTTCTCGCAGACCACCATCTGCCGCTTCGAGGCCCTGCAGCTCAGCTTCAAGAACATGTGCAAGCTGAAGCCTTTGTTGAACAAGTGGCTGGAGGAAGCCGACTCCTCCACCGGCAGCCCCACCAGCATCGACAAGATCGCGGcgcaggggaggaagaggaagaagcgGACCTCCATCGAGGTGAGTGTCAAGGGGGCCTTGGAGAGCCACTTTCTGAAATGCCCCAAGCCCTCCGCCCAGGAGATTACGAACCTCGCGGAcagcctgcagctggagaaggaggtggTCAGGGTTTGGTTTTGCAATCGGAGGCAGAAAGAGAAACGGATGACCCCCCCGGGGATCCAGCAGCAGACCCCCGACGATGTCTACTCCCAGGTCGGCACCGTCAACTCCGACACGCCGCCCCCTCACCACGGACTGCAGACCAGCGTGCAGTGA
- the POU3F3 gene encoding POU domain, class 3, transcription factor 3 isoform X2: MAAATSNPYLPGNGILAAGSIVHADSGGGGGGGGGGGGGGGGGMQPGSVAVTSVAGGYRGDPAAKMVQSDFMPGAMAASNGGHMLSHAHQWVTALPHAAAAAAAAAAAAAEAGSPWSGSPVGMTGSPQQPPPPPPPDVKGGGGRDDLHSGAALHHRPPHLGPPHQGHPAAAWGAAAAAAAHLPAMAGGQQQQQQSLLYSQPGGFTVNGMLSPPPPPGGQSLVHPGLVRGETPELGEHPGHHHHHHHHHQHPGHHPAHHGGVNSHDPHSDEDTPTSDDLEQFAKQFKQRRIKLGFTQADVGLALGTLYGNVFSQTTICRFEALQLSFKNMCKLKPLLNKWLEEADSSTGSPTSIDKIAAQGRKRKKRTSIEKEKRMTPPGIQQQTPDDVYSQVGTVNSDTPPPHHGLQTSVQ, encoded by the exons aTGGCCGCGGCCACCTCTAACCCCTACCTCCCCGGCAACGGCATCCTGGCGGCCGGCTCCATCGTCCACGCCGActcgggaggaggaggaggaggcggcggcggcggcggcggcggcggcggcggcggcatgCAACCGGGCAGCGTGGCCGTCACCTCGGTGGCGGGCGGCTACCGCGGCGACCCGGCGGCCAAGATGGTCCAGAGCGACTTCATGCCGGGCGCCATGGCCGCCAGCAACGGCGGCCATATGCTGAGCCATGCCCACCAGTGGGTGACGGCCCTGCcccacgccgccgccgccgccgccgccgccgccgccgccgccgccgaagCGGGTTCGCCCTGGTCCGGCAGCCCCGTGGGGATGAcgggcagcccccagcagccgccgccgccgccgccgcccgacGTCaagggcggcggcgggcgagACGACCTGCACTCGGGAGCGGCGCTGCACCACCGGCCGCCCCACCTGGGCCCCCCGCACCAGGGGCACCCGGCGGCGGCctggggggcggcggcggcggcggccgcccaCCTGCCCGCCATGGCCGgcgggcagcagcagcagcagcagtcgcTCCTCTACTCGCAGCCCGGGGGTTTCACGGTGAACGGCATGCTGagtccgccccccccccccggcgggcAGAGCCTGGTGCACCCGGGCTTGGTGCGAGGCGAAACGCCGGAGCTGGGCGAGCACCCCgggcaccaccaccaccaccaccaccaccaccagcaccccGGGCATCACCCGGCGCACCACGGCGGCGTCAACAGCCACGACCCGCACTCGGACGAGGACACGCCGACCTCGGACGACCTGGAGCAGTTCGCCAAGCAGTTCAAGCAGCGGCGGATCAAGCTGGGCTTCACCCAGGCCGACGTGGGGCTGGCGCTGGGCACCCTCTACGGCAACGTCTTCTCGCAGACCACCATCTGCCGCTTCGAGGCCCTGCAGCTCAGCTTCAAGAACATGTGCAAGCTGAAGCCTTTGTTGAACAAGTGGCTGGAGGAAGCCGACTCCTCCACCGGCAGCCCCACCAGCATCGACAAGATCGCGGcgcaggggaggaagaggaagaagcgGACCTCCATCGAG AAAGAGAAACGGATGACCCCCCCGGGGATCCAGCAGCAGACCCCCGACGATGTCTACTCCCAGGTCGGCACCGTCAACTCCGACACGCCGCCCCCTCACCACGGACTGCAGACCAGCGTGCAGTGA
- the POU3F3 gene encoding POU domain, class 3, transcription factor 3 isoform X3 produces the protein MAAATSNPYLPGNGILAAGSIVHADSGGGGGGGGGGGGGGGGGMQPGSVAVTSVAGGYRGDPAAKMVQSDFMPGAMAASNGGHMLSHAHQWVTALPHAAAAAAAAAAAAAEAGSPWSGSPVGMTGSPQQPPPPPPPDVKGGGGRDDLHSGAALHHRPPHLGPPHQGHPAAAWGAAAAAAAHLPAMAGGQQQQQQSLLYSQPGGFTVNGMLSPPPPPGGQSLVHPGLVRGETPELGEHPGHHHHHHHHHQHPGHHPAHHGGVNSHDPHSDEDTPTSDDLEQFAKQFKQRRIKLGFTQADVGLALGTLYGNVFSQTTICRFEALQLSFKNMCKLKPLLNKWLEEADSSTGSPTSIDKIAAQGRKRKKRTSIEIKGFRRTEHLQLHLSELLLS, from the exons aTGGCCGCGGCCACCTCTAACCCCTACCTCCCCGGCAACGGCATCCTGGCGGCCGGCTCCATCGTCCACGCCGActcgggaggaggaggaggaggcggcggcggcggcggcggcggcggcggcggcggcatgCAACCGGGCAGCGTGGCCGTCACCTCGGTGGCGGGCGGCTACCGCGGCGACCCGGCGGCCAAGATGGTCCAGAGCGACTTCATGCCGGGCGCCATGGCCGCCAGCAACGGCGGCCATATGCTGAGCCATGCCCACCAGTGGGTGACGGCCCTGCcccacgccgccgccgccgccgccgccgccgccgccgccgccgccgaagCGGGTTCGCCCTGGTCCGGCAGCCCCGTGGGGATGAcgggcagcccccagcagccgccgccgccgccgccgcccgacGTCaagggcggcggcgggcgagACGACCTGCACTCGGGAGCGGCGCTGCACCACCGGCCGCCCCACCTGGGCCCCCCGCACCAGGGGCACCCGGCGGCGGCctggggggcggcggcggcggcggccgcccaCCTGCCCGCCATGGCCGgcgggcagcagcagcagcagcagtcgcTCCTCTACTCGCAGCCCGGGGGTTTCACGGTGAACGGCATGCTGagtccgccccccccccccggcgggcAGAGCCTGGTGCACCCGGGCTTGGTGCGAGGCGAAACGCCGGAGCTGGGCGAGCACCCCgggcaccaccaccaccaccaccaccaccaccagcaccccGGGCATCACCCGGCGCACCACGGCGGCGTCAACAGCCACGACCCGCACTCGGACGAGGACACGCCGACCTCGGACGACCTGGAGCAGTTCGCCAAGCAGTTCAAGCAGCGGCGGATCAAGCTGGGCTTCACCCAGGCCGACGTGGGGCTGGCGCTGGGCACCCTCTACGGCAACGTCTTCTCGCAGACCACCATCTGCCGCTTCGAGGCCCTGCAGCTCAGCTTCAAGAACATGTGCAAGCTGAAGCCTTTGTTGAACAAGTGGCTGGAGGAAGCCGACTCCTCCACCGGCAGCCCCACCAGCATCGACAAGATCGCGGcgcaggggaggaagaggaagaagcgGACCTCCATCGAG ATAAAGGGATTTAGAAGGACTGAGCATCTGCAGCTGCACTTATCTGAACTTCTCCTCTCCTAA